One genomic region from Spirosoma sp. KCTC 42546 encodes:
- a CDS encoding SDR family NAD(P)-dependent oxidoreductase has product MSRIALITGATSGIGRATAEAFADLDFRLILCGRRQDRLDELQERLSQQTTVTTLNFDVRNWLEVDDAIRTLPEEWQAIDILVNSAGNAHGMSPIQDGSTDDWDQMIDGNVQGLLYVSKAVMLGMVERKSGHIVNLSSVAGKETYANGAVYCASKAAVEALSTGMRLDLTQHGIKVTNIAPGAVETEFSVVRFKGDAERAAKVYAGFTPLTAEDIADTIVFAVTAPAHVTIADMTILAGAQAAPTTIYRK; this is encoded by the coding sequence ATGTCTCGTATTGCACTTATCACAGGCGCTACCTCTGGTATTGGCCGCGCTACTGCCGAAGCCTTCGCTGATCTTGATTTCCGGTTGATTCTCTGTGGACGTCGGCAGGATCGGTTAGATGAACTACAGGAACGGCTGAGCCAACAAACAACGGTTACAACGCTTAATTTCGACGTGCGCAACTGGCTTGAAGTCGACGACGCTATCCGTACGTTACCGGAAGAATGGCAGGCGATTGATATTCTGGTGAATAGCGCCGGTAATGCACATGGCATGTCGCCTATTCAGGATGGATCGACTGACGATTGGGACCAGATGATTGACGGCAATGTGCAGGGATTACTGTATGTTTCGAAAGCAGTTATGCTCGGTATGGTTGAGCGAAAAAGTGGTCATATTGTTAATCTAAGCTCGGTGGCGGGTAAAGAAACGTACGCCAACGGCGCGGTGTACTGCGCGAGTAAAGCCGCCGTTGAAGCTCTCAGCACCGGCATGCGGCTGGACTTGACCCAACATGGTATTAAAGTGACGAATATTGCTCCTGGCGCGGTGGAAACAGAGTTTTCGGTAGTTCGTTTTAAAGGAGATGCCGAGCGGGCAGCTAAAGTATATGCTGGATTTACGCCCCTCACTGCCGAAGATATTGCGGATACAATCGTGTTTGCTGTAACGGCTCCCGCTCACGTTACTATTGCCGACATGACAATTCTGGCTGGTGCGCAGGCCGCTCCTACAACAATTTACAGGAAGTAG
- a CDS encoding glycosyltransferase, translating into MLPEFSVVIPTYQQPALLLKCLDALGRQRLPRDQFEIIVVDEGNSPETEMAVHLFAKQIARDGGPLEVRYLGQPERQGPAAARNRGWRAARGRVIAFTDDDCLPESEWLMSALACFKRGAQVMSGQLRVHLPNQPTPLDRTATILKRAEFMSANCFCRKSTLERVGGFEEAFDTAWREDSDLQFKFIQAGIPIGKCTEAVVVYHIRPCPWYGLLRDERNNSYDALLYKRHPSLFRERIPSYRRQVIQYYVSVISVCLSLIGLLTGQGAIAMIGLSIWAILSADLIIRHLPHDPLTWTTIKHAVLTALATPFLSVYWRLHGAFKYKVLYL; encoded by the coding sequence ATGCTACCTGAATTCTCGGTTGTGATTCCCACGTATCAGCAACCGGCCTTACTCCTCAAATGTCTAGACGCACTCGGACGTCAACGACTTCCACGCGATCAGTTCGAGATCATTGTGGTGGATGAAGGTAATTCGCCGGAAACCGAAATGGCAGTCCATCTTTTTGCCAAACAGATTGCCCGGGACGGTGGGCCGCTTGAAGTTCGTTACCTGGGTCAACCGGAACGACAGGGTCCGGCTGCCGCCCGAAATCGGGGTTGGCGGGCGGCCAGGGGTCGAGTTATTGCCTTCACAGATGACGACTGCTTACCTGAATCCGAATGGCTTATGTCGGCTTTAGCTTGTTTCAAACGTGGAGCGCAGGTAATGAGCGGGCAACTACGCGTGCACTTACCCAACCAGCCTACCCCTCTCGACCGAACGGCCACCATCTTAAAAAGAGCTGAGTTTATGTCGGCCAATTGTTTTTGTCGAAAATCGACGCTGGAACGAGTAGGCGGATTTGAAGAAGCCTTTGATACGGCCTGGCGCGAAGACAGCGATCTCCAGTTCAAGTTCATTCAGGCAGGGATTCCCATTGGAAAATGTACCGAAGCGGTAGTTGTCTATCATATCCGCCCCTGCCCCTGGTATGGCCTCCTCCGCGACGAACGGAATAATAGCTACGATGCATTGCTGTACAAACGGCATCCAAGCCTGTTTCGGGAACGTATCCCATCATATCGCCGTCAGGTAATCCAGTATTATGTATCGGTTATCAGTGTCTGCCTCAGCCTGATCGGTTTACTAACGGGGCAGGGAGCTATTGCCATGATTGGTCTGAGCATCTGGGCTATCTTATCGGCGGACTTAATTATACGGCATCTACCTCATGACCCCTTAACCTGGACAACCATTAAACATGCTGTACTAACAGCCCTGGCCACCCCATTTCTGTCGGTTTACTGGCGACTTCATGGGGCCTTCAAATACAAGGTTCTTTACCTATAA
- a CDS encoding 3-dehydroquinate synthase, whose translation MDHLQQAFSVQFTYTVFFTKQLFDKANSLLVDFFKQQSNDETRKKLLFVIDSGVIEAHPNLQSAIHTYFGQHADFIELIPDLLIIPGGETAKNEPVFVEKIVDAVDKYGIDRHSYVVAIGGGSILDLVGYAAAISHRGIRHVRIPTTVLSQNDSGVGVKNGVNYRGKKNFLGTFVPPVAVFNDSSFLATLDDRDWRSGISEAIKVALIKDARFFDWIEANAQALAARDAVAMDYLIHRCAQMHLHHISGGDPFEMGSSRPLDFGHWSAHKLEQLTNFELRHGEAVAIGIAMDSLYSQQLGWLTAVDTNRILATLRTLGFSLYQPMLDANDSAGVLKGLAEFREHLGGQLTIMLLEDIGKGVEVHEMNPDLVRQAIATLKEQEQQAQLV comes from the coding sequence ATGGATCATTTGCAGCAGGCATTTAGTGTTCAGTTTACCTATACCGTTTTCTTCACCAAACAGCTTTTTGATAAGGCCAACTCTCTGTTGGTCGATTTTTTCAAGCAGCAATCCAACGACGAAACCCGGAAGAAGCTTCTCTTCGTCATTGATTCGGGCGTTATTGAAGCCCACCCCAATCTACAATCAGCGATTCATACGTATTTCGGTCAACACGCTGATTTCATTGAACTTATCCCCGACTTACTAATCATTCCCGGTGGCGAAACCGCCAAAAACGAACCCGTATTCGTCGAAAAGATCGTGGATGCTGTGGATAAATATGGCATTGACCGGCACTCGTATGTAGTGGCTATCGGTGGCGGGTCAATCCTGGATCTAGTCGGCTATGCGGCTGCTATTTCGCACCGGGGCATCCGCCACGTTCGGATACCAACAACCGTACTGTCGCAGAACGATTCAGGTGTGGGTGTCAAGAACGGCGTCAACTACCGGGGCAAGAAAAATTTCCTGGGTACGTTTGTCCCTCCCGTTGCCGTCTTTAACGACAGTTCGTTTCTGGCCACGCTCGATGACCGGGACTGGCGGTCGGGCATTTCGGAAGCGATTAAAGTAGCGCTGATCAAAGACGCTCGCTTTTTCGACTGGATCGAGGCCAATGCACAGGCACTTGCCGCCCGCGATGCGGTGGCAATGGACTACCTCATTCACCGATGCGCCCAAATGCACCTGCACCACATTTCGGGGGGCGACCCTTTTGAAATGGGTTCATCACGCCCATTAGACTTTGGCCACTGGAGTGCCCATAAACTGGAGCAGCTCACCAATTTTGAGCTTCGTCATGGCGAGGCCGTTGCTATTGGTATTGCCATGGATAGCCTGTACTCGCAGCAACTCGGCTGGCTCACCGCGGTGGATACCAACCGTATTCTGGCCACGCTCCGGACACTGGGATTCTCGCTTTACCAACCCATGCTCGATGCGAATGATAGTGCGGGCGTACTCAAAGGTCTGGCTGAATTTCGTGAACACTTAGGCGGTCAGCTTACCATCATGTTATTGGAAGACATCGGTAAGGGTGTTGAAGTGCATGAGATGAACCCTGATCTCGTTCGACAGGCAATTGCTACGCTTAAGGAACAGGAACAACAGGCCCAACTCGTATGA
- the eboE gene encoding metabolite traffic protein EboE: protein MKYPALGHIGYCTNIHAGETWADHFVALQQAIPELKQRLSPDAPFGIGLRLSNIASEELELPENLVAFQHWLANNDCYVFTMNGFPFGGFHHTVVKDQVHTPDWTTEARVDYTKRLFRILSVLLPVDELGNAIQGGVSTSPLSYRRWFEWEQPAARDYIFSQTTQNVLEVVADLMRLRQQTDRLMHLDLEPEPDGIIETTDEFITWFTDYLLPMGIEQISEEFGLTDEQAENAICEHVRLCFDVCHVAVGYEKPAEVLAKLKAYNLRVGKVQISAALKAEFPDDPAGRETVRQAFAQFNEPTYLHQVVARTRSGELLRFADLPDALDAFNDDHVEWRSHFHVPIFIAEYGVLHSTQDDILATLSLQNTSKFTNQMEVETYTWDVLPADLKLGIVDSIDREMKWVLQNS from the coding sequence ATGAAGTATCCTGCTCTCGGACACATCGGCTATTGTACCAACATCCACGCAGGCGAAACCTGGGCCGATCATTTTGTGGCCTTACAACAGGCCATTCCTGAATTAAAACAACGGCTATCGCCCGATGCGCCTTTTGGTATCGGCCTTCGGTTATCAAACATAGCCAGCGAAGAACTGGAGCTTCCCGAAAATCTGGTAGCCTTCCAACACTGGCTGGCCAATAATGACTGTTATGTATTCACGATGAACGGGTTCCCGTTTGGCGGCTTTCACCATACAGTTGTTAAAGATCAGGTGCATACGCCGGATTGGACAACCGAAGCGCGCGTTGACTACACGAAACGGCTATTTCGGATTTTATCCGTTCTGCTACCAGTCGATGAATTAGGCAATGCCATTCAGGGGGGAGTGTCCACCTCGCCCCTCTCTTACCGGCGTTGGTTCGAATGGGAACAACCTGCCGCCCGTGATTATATTTTTTCGCAGACGACTCAAAATGTGCTCGAAGTAGTAGCCGATCTGATGCGGTTACGGCAGCAAACCGACCGGTTGATGCACCTCGATCTGGAGCCCGAACCCGATGGGATCATTGAAACAACGGACGAGTTCATCACCTGGTTTACAGATTACCTGTTGCCTATGGGTATCGAGCAGATCAGTGAAGAATTTGGGCTAACCGACGAACAGGCCGAGAACGCGATTTGCGAACATGTTCGGTTGTGTTTCGATGTTTGCCATGTTGCAGTGGGCTACGAAAAACCAGCCGAGGTATTGGCAAAGCTGAAAGCTTATAACTTACGGGTTGGGAAGGTACAGATCAGTGCTGCGCTAAAAGCCGAGTTCCCGGACGATCCGGCAGGACGGGAGACTGTACGTCAGGCTTTTGCCCAGTTCAATGAACCAACCTACCTGCATCAGGTAGTAGCGCGTACACGATCGGGCGAGTTACTCCGCTTTGCCGATTTACCCGATGCATTGGACGCATTCAACGACGACCATGTGGAATGGCGCTCCCATTTCCATGTACCGATATTTATAGCCGAATATGGCGTTCTGCACTCAACACAGGACGACATCCTGGCTACGCTTAGCTTGCAGAACACCAGTAAGTTTACGAACCAGATGGAAGTTGAAACCTACACCTGGGATGTTTTACCGGCCGATCTGAAACTAGGCATAGTTGACTCAATTGACCGGGAGATGAAGTGGGTTTTACAAAATTCTTAA
- a CDS encoding alkaline phosphatase family protein: MKKTVVLDVVGLSYSLIGEHTPFLKQWFANKHQATIDPMLPAVTTSVQSTYVTGKWPSETGIVGNGWYDRTDSEVKFWKQSNKLVAGEKIWERAKKIDPSFTVSKMFWWYNMYSTADFSATPRPQYPSDGMKIPDCYTQPGDLRDRLQKELGTFPLFQFWGPATTIKSSRWIADASMLVDKWHNPTLTLIYLPHLDYCLQKFGQDFSKIANDLKEIDDVCRDLIQYYEQQNAEVIVLSEYGITNVSKPIHINRILREAGMIRYREERGLELFDAGASPAFATPDHQIAHVYINDPAVFDKVRSLLEKTPGIELVLDKEQQKKYNIDHERSGDLVVVADAESWFTYYYWLDDARAPDFARLVAIHQKPGYDPVEMFMDQTNPLIKLKAGYKLGRKLLGFRYLMNVISLDATLVKGSHGRINTAPEYHPVFVSSKNVGKSLSATDVYDRIWDTLSVELPEKQMK; encoded by the coding sequence ATGAAAAAGACTGTAGTACTCGACGTTGTGGGCCTGTCGTATTCGCTGATTGGCGAACACACGCCTTTTCTGAAACAGTGGTTTGCCAATAAACATCAGGCCACAATCGACCCCATGCTCCCGGCGGTAACCACGTCGGTACAGTCTACCTACGTAACCGGTAAGTGGCCGAGCGAAACCGGTATTGTTGGCAATGGCTGGTACGATCGGACCGATTCGGAAGTCAAATTCTGGAAGCAGTCGAACAAGTTGGTAGCGGGTGAAAAAATCTGGGAACGGGCCAAGAAGATTGACCCCAGCTTTACTGTCTCCAAAATGTTCTGGTGGTACAATATGTATTCCACCGCCGATTTTTCGGCCACGCCCCGCCCCCAGTACCCATCAGACGGCATGAAGATCCCGGATTGCTATACGCAGCCCGGCGACCTCCGCGACAGGCTCCAGAAAGAGCTTGGTACGTTCCCGTTATTCCAGTTCTGGGGCCCTGCTACAACCATTAAAAGTTCGCGCTGGATTGCCGATGCGTCTATGCTGGTCGATAAGTGGCACAATCCAACCCTGACGCTGATTTATTTGCCGCACCTGGATTATTGCTTACAGAAATTTGGTCAGGATTTCTCAAAAATCGCGAATGATCTAAAAGAGATCGATGACGTCTGTCGCGATCTGATTCAATACTATGAGCAGCAAAATGCCGAAGTAATTGTGCTGTCGGAATACGGGATTACGAATGTGAGTAAGCCCATTCACATTAACCGAATTCTGCGCGAAGCCGGTATGATCCGATACCGCGAAGAACGTGGTCTGGAGTTGTTCGATGCCGGTGCCTCACCTGCCTTTGCTACCCCCGACCACCAGATTGCTCATGTGTACATAAATGACCCGGCGGTCTTCGATAAAGTACGATCGTTACTGGAAAAGACACCGGGTATTGAACTGGTTCTGGACAAAGAACAACAGAAGAAATACAACATCGACCACGAACGCTCCGGCGACCTTGTCGTAGTTGCCGACGCCGAAAGCTGGTTTACGTACTACTATTGGCTCGACGATGCCCGTGCTCCGGATTTTGCCCGACTGGTGGCTATTCACCAAAAACCTGGTTACGATCCTGTTGAGATGTTTATGGACCAAACCAACCCACTTATCAAACTCAAAGCGGGTTACAAACTAGGTCGCAAATTACTGGGGTTCCGCTATCTGATGAACGTCATTTCGCTGGATGCTACACTTGTGAAAGGATCACACGGGCGAATAAATACGGCCCCTGAGTATCATCCTGTATTTGTCAGCAGCAAAAACGTAGGAAAGTCATTGTCGGCTACCGACGTGTACGACCGAATTTGGGACACATTATCGGTAGAATTACCCGAAAAACAGATGAAATGA